CGCGGGGCGGAACAGCGCAAGGCGGCTGCCGTGTGCCGCCGCTGCCCGGTGCAGATGGAGTGCCGCGCAGACGCGCTAGATAACAAGGTGGAGTTCGGCGTGTGGGGCGGCTTGACGGAGCGCCAGCGCCGCGCGGTGCTGCGGAAGAACCCGCATGTGACCGACTGGGCTGCACACCTGGCCTCCGGCGGGGAGATCGAGGGGCTCTAGGCCCGGGCCGGCCAGGCCGCTTGCGCCGGGGGTTGCGGTGCGGACCGGCTAGGCCGTGATTTCGCTAATGTGGTGCCCATGACGAAATGGGAATACGCCACTGTGCCGCTGCTCAGCCACGCCACCAAGCAGATCCTTGACACTTGGGGCGAGGACGGCTGGGAACTTGTCAGCGTTGTTCCGGGTCCGAACCCTGATAACGTTGTCGCTTACATGAAGCGGGAGGCGGAGTAATGCTGCATTCTGAGCGCTTGAAGGAGCTTGGGATTGAGCTTCCTGCCGTCGCAAAGCCGGTAGCTGCATACGTGCCTGCGGTGCAGGCGGGGGACCAGGTGTGGACGTCCGGCCAGCTCCCGTTTGCTAACGGTGAGCTCGCGGCAACCGGCAAGGTTGGTGCGGAGGTCAGCGCGGAGGATGCGCAGGGCTACGCCCGCCAGGCTGCGCTGAACGCGATTGCCGCCGTGGATGCGCTGGTGGGCATTGATAACGTGGAGCGCGTGCTCAAGGTTGTCGGCTTCGTGGCTTCTGATCCGGCGTTCACCGGCCAGCCGGGTGTGATTAACGGCGCGTCCGAGCTGATGCAGGAAGTCTTCGGCGAGGCAGGCGAACACGCCCGTTCCGCTGTTGGCGTTGCGGTGCTGCCGCTGGATTCGCCGGTTGAGGTTGAGCTGGTCGTTGAGCTGAAGCGGTAGAGTGGGGGGTATGAAACACCCCGCCTACAGTCAGTTGCGCCCGGTAACGGCCTCCGCCGCCGTTGTCCTGGCACCGAACCCCAGCTACGCGGCGCTCGAGGGTACGAACTCTTGGGTGATCCGTGGCCCGGAAGATGCCGTGAGCATTGTGGTGGACCCGGGCCCGGAGGATGAGGGGCACCTGAACGTCCTGTCCTCCAAGGCGGACAAGGTGGGTCTTATCCTGCTCACCCACCGCCACCACGACCACGCCGACGGCGCGGAGCGTTTCCGCCAGCTCACCGGCGCCCCGGTTCGCGCCTTCGATCCGCAGTACTGCATCGGGGGCGAGCCGCTTGTCGACGGTGAAATTATCAGCCTCGAAGGCGTCACCCCGA
Above is a genomic segment from Corynebacterium sp. CNCTC7651 containing:
- a CDS encoding WhiB family transcriptional regulator, with the translated sequence MTATLGRNAYAAAPTTTRKCNAAGNLVFDRGEWVTQAHCRSGDPDALFVRGAEQRKAAAVCRRCPVQMECRADALDNKVEFGVWGGLTERQRRAVLRKNPHVTDWAAHLASGGEIEGL
- a CDS encoding DUF4177 domain-containing protein, which gives rise to MTKWEYATVPLLSHATKQILDTWGEDGWELVSVVPGPNPDNVVAYMKREAE
- a CDS encoding RidA family protein — encoded protein: MLHSERLKELGIELPAVAKPVAAYVPAVQAGDQVWTSGQLPFANGELAATGKVGAEVSAEDAQGYARQAALNAIAAVDALVGIDNVERVLKVVGFVASDPAFTGQPGVINGASELMQEVFGEAGEHARSAVGVAVLPLDSPVEVELVVELKR